A genomic window from Glycine max cultivar Williams 82 chromosome 17, Glycine_max_v4.0, whole genome shotgun sequence includes:
- the LOC100306310 gene encoding uncharacterized protein LOC100306310: MATGAAPDGLFWSVVYEGCISGYDNCVERRPYHRNCGCALHNTSLINRTHKLPRCNNVSYPMRRAWSEGSLVLATSSSSSSPSQVATGGRPQPSLANVEEENKNCFNY; this comes from the coding sequence ATGGCAACTGGTGCCGCCCCAGATGGATTATTCTGGTCAGTGGTGTATGAAGGGTGCATATCTGGCTATGATAACTGCGTGGAACGACGACCCTACCACCGTAACTGTGGCTGTGCACTCCATAACACGTCACTTATTAATCGCACGCACAAGCTTCCGAGGTGTAACAATGTGTCATACCCTATGAGGAGGGCATGGAGTGAAGGAAGCTTGGTCTTggcaacttcttcttcttcatcatctccTTCTCAAGTTGCAACTGGGGGAAGGCCACAACCAAGTTTGGCAAACGTTGAGGAGGAAAATAAGAATTGCTTTAATTATTGA
- the LOC100780910 gene encoding transmembrane 9 superfamily member 11 isoform X1: MKTVRGKEAYKFAVPGFNALVPPFRVYFPFFLTIINSRFPLLEEIVSCPQTHFPHRSSSLCPRHFPYLGLSDLMQNRPKMESFHRFRLWVFVFLCLMFQSGNGFYLPGSYPHKYGIGDELSVKVNSLTSIETEMPFSYYSLPFCKPEGGVKDSAENLGELLMGDRIENSPYKFKMYTNESEIFLCQVEKLSDDEFKILKKRIDEMYQVNLILDNLPAIRFTKKVEYFLRWTGYPVGIKIQDVYYMFNHLRFNVLVHKYEETNVARVMGTGDATEMIPTIGKEGSDKPGYMVVGFEVIPCSIMHNADSVKGLKMYNKYPSPIRCDPSTVAMPIKEGQPLTFTYEITFEESDIKWPSRWDAYLKMEGAKVHWFSILNSLMVITFLAGIVLVIFLRTVRRDLTRYEELDKEAQAQMNEELSGWKLVVGDVFRAPSNPALLCIMVGDGVQILGMAVVTILFAALGFMSPASRGTLITGMLFFYMILGVAAGYVAVRLWRTIGCGDQKGWSSVAWKAACFFPGIAFLILTTLNFLLWGSHSTGAIPFSLFVILILLWFCISVPLTLIGGLFGARAPHVEYPVRTNQIPREIPQQRYPSWLLVLGAGTLPFGTLFIELFFIMSSIWMGRVYYVFGFLLVVMILLVVVCAEVSLVLTYMHLCVEDWRWWWKSFFASGSVAIYIFLYSINYLVFDLKNLSGPVSATLYLGYSLFMVLAIMLATGTVGFLSSFWFVYYLFSSVKLD, encoded by the exons atgaaaacagtgaGAGGGAAGGAAGCATATAAATTTGCAGTCCCCGGTTTCAACGCCCTCGTTCCACCGTTTCGCgtttattttcctttctttcttaccATAATAAATTCTAGATTCCCATTGCTCGAAGAAATCGTTTCATGCCCTCAAACACATTTTCCACACCGATCTTCTTCCCTCTGTCCTCGG caTTTCCCCTATCTGGGTCTTTCAGATCTGATGCAAAACCGTCCTAAAATGGAGTCTTTTCATCGATTTAGATTgtgggttttcgtttttctgtgcTTAATGTTCCAATCGGGAAATGGGTTTTACCTCCCCGGTAGTTACCCTCACAAGTACGGCATTGGGGATGAGTTATCGGTGAAGGTGAATTCTCTGACTTCAATTGAGACAGAAATGCCCTTCAGTTATTATAGTTTACCCTTCTGCAAGCCTGAGGGTGGTGTCAAGGACAGTGCTGAGAATCTCGGTGAACTCCTCATGGGGGATCGGATCGAGAACTCGCCTTACAAGTTTAAGATGTACACCAATGAGTCTGAGATATTCCTGTGTCAAGTGGAAAAGCTCTCTGATGATGAGTTCAAGATCTTGAAGAAGAGGATTGATGAGATGTATCAGGTTAATCTCATACTTGATAATTTGCCTGCCATTAGATTTACCAAGAAGGTGGAGTACTTTCTGAGGTGGACCGGGTACCCGGTTGGTATCAAGATTCAGGATGTGTATTATATGTTTAACCATCTGAGGTTTAATGTCCTTGTCCATAAGTATGAGGAGACCAATGTGGCACGTGTTATGGGGACCGGTGATGCGACCGAGATGATCCCAACAATTGGTAAGGAGGGATCTGACAAGCCTGGTTACATGGTTGTTGGGTTTGAGGTGATACCTTGTAGTATTATGCATAATGCTGATTCTGTTAAAGGGTTGAAAATGTATAACAAATACCCGTCGCCGATCAGATGCGATCCATCCACGGTGGCGATGCCTATCAAGGAAGGGCAGCCACTTACATTTACTTATGAGATCACCTTTGAGGAGAGTGATATCAAGTGGCCATCTAGATGGGATGCCTACTTGAAGATGGAGGGAGCCAAAGTTCATTGGTTCTCTATCCTCAATTCGCTTATGGTGATCACTTTTCTTGCTGGCATTGTTCTTGTTATCTTCCTGAGGACTGTTAGGAGGGATCTGACCCGGTACGAGGAGCTTGATAAGGAGGCCCAAGCGCAGATGAATGAGGAGTTATCTGGTTGGAAGCTTGTTGTGGGGGATGTTTTCCGTGCCCCATCAAATCCTGCCTTGTTGTGTATAATGGTTGGTGATGGAGTTCAAATTCTGGGGATGGCTGTTGTGACAATTTTGTTTGCTGCACTTGGATTCATGTCACCGGCCTCACGTGGAACACTTATCACAGGTATGCTGTTTTTCTACATGATACTTGGTGTTGCTGCTGGTTATGTTGCAGTTCGGCTATGGAGGACAATCGGCTGCGGTGATCAGAAGGGATGGAGTTCCGTTGCATGGAAGGCTGCTTGTTTCTTCCCTGGTATCGCCTTTTTGATCCTCACAACCTTGAACTTCCTATTGTGGGGAAGTCACAGCACAGGAGCCATTCCATTTTCACTCTTTGTTATACTGATTTTGCTTTGGTTTTGCATCTCTGTGCCCCTTACCCTTATCGGTGGGCTCTTTGGAGCAAGGGCACCTCACGTTGAGTATCCAGTCCGGACGAATCAAATCCCTCGAGAAATTCCCCAGCAGAGGTACCCATCATGGCTTTTGGTTCTCGGTGCTGGCACCCTCCCATTCGGTACCTTGTTCATCGAGCTCTTCTTTATTATGTCTAGTATTTGGATGGGCCGTGTTTACTATGTATTTGGATTTCTCTTAGTTGTTATGATTCTTCTTGTGGTGGTCTGTGCTGAGGTATCTCTAGTTCTAACCTACATGCACCTCTGTGTGGAGGACTGGAGATGGTGGTGGAAATCGTTCTTTGCCTCTGGTTCTGTTGCCATATACATCTTTTTGTACTCCATAAACTATCTTGTATTTGATCTCAAGAATCTGAGTGGGCCAGTTTCTGCAACTCTCTACTTGGGGTATTCCCTCTTCATGGTTCTAGCAATCATGTTGGCTACAGGCACAGTTGGGTTCCTTTCCTCATTCTGGTTCGTGTATTACTTGTTTTCTTCGGTCAAATTGGATTGA
- the LOC100781443 gene encoding uncharacterized protein isoform X1, with protein MGGGNRRSKGGGNRKSNNSSGCGNPKSRKRGSDVKSALFVEGGFLSDWHLPSPTQNPERSSGSNNKSGSQRRAAEGSASKSGFAKSLGATIRYSYPSLDVQEVACAGIGNNGEDSNLNQLQPLVLADSKQGQIIAHIDQTPPSKPSNVKYAYTYDADFILGDSSHRGLCLPAEQEKTPSGIGTLSEQMPQSTPVLDSPSFEKEAGSDEGMDCELSNQITEDLPSNVSAERNSGFLSIGGLKLYTQDISDDESDEYNDEDSSDEDSSASSEPEELLGSSESNDSEYSSDSDSDIDEEVAEDYLEGVGGSDNIMEAKWLLKPVLDESDDDSSSSSCYDEALEKLSGFVLQEASREYDTKKAQSWKKRSVGSGPLALEDLMLAKDPRSISARKKHVPRFPQSWPSHAQNSKASKRIHGEKKKLRKERIAVKRRERMLHRGVDLEKINSKLEKIVLEEVDIFSFQPMHFRDCSQIQRLAAIYQMQSNSQGSGKKRFVTVMRTQSTSMPSSSGRQRLEKLLGVDDDEDADFSVADYVNKKSVSGDRRLGKKNAKRNDFRLQEPQSAQNKYSGSRKLKDKKGNGQKGSYANQPVSFVSSGLINSETLQVTVVDAEETNRKGVTSSANIGSFEEHTTGFGSKMMAKMGYTEGAGLGKNGQGMAQPIEVIQRPKSLGLGVEFYNNSAEPARNKSSRVGAKSLGLGVEFSNSPAEPARNKSSKVGSFEKHTKGFGSKMMAKMGFVEGNGLGRESQGITTPLSAVRLPKSRGLGAKS; from the exons ATGGGAGGTGGGAACAGAAGATCAAAAGGTGGTGGAAACAgaaaatccaacaacagcagTGGCTGCGGCAACCCTAAATCTCGAAAAAGAGGTTCGGATGTTAAGAGCGCTTTGTTCGTCGAAGGCGGTTTCTTGTCTGATTGGCATCTCCCTTCCCCTACCCAAAATCCAG AGAGAAGTTCTGGGTCCAATAACAAATCCGGGAGCCAGCGTAGAGCAGCAGAAGGATCTGCATCTAAAAGTGGGTTTGCGAAATCTTTGGGTGCTACTATTCGATACAGTTATCCTTCACTTGATGTTCAG GAGGTCGCATGTGCTGGGATTGGAAACAATGGTGAAGATAGTAATTTAAATCAGCTGCAACCTTTGGTTTTGGCAGACTCCAAGCAGGGTCAAATTATTGCTCATATAGATCAAACACCTCCTTCAAAACCCAGCAATGTAAAATATGCGTACACTTATGATGCAGATTTTATTTTGGGTGACAGCTCTCATAGAGGATTATGTCTCCCTGCTGAACAAGAGAAAACCCCAAGTGGCATTGGCACTTTGTCTGAACAGATGCCCCAATCAACTCCAGTTTTAGATTCACCATCATTTGAGAAGGAGGCTGGTTCTGATGAGGGTATGGATTGTGAGTTAAGCAATCAGATCACAGAAGACTTGCCCTCAAATGTGTCTGCTGAGAGAAATTCAGGGTTTCTGTCAATTGGAGGCCTTAAATTATACACTCAGGACATCTCGGATGATGAAAGTGATGAATATAATGATGAAGACTCATCAGATGAGGACAGCTCTGCGTCTTCTGAGCCAGAAGAGTTACTTGGATCATCTGAAAGCAATGACTCTGAATACTCATCTGATAGTGATTCAGACATTGATGAAGAGGTAGCAGAAGATTATTTGGAAGGAGTTGGTGGTAGTGATAACATTATGGAAGCAAAATGGTTGCTAAAACCTGTTTTGGATGAGTCAGATGATGATAGTTCTTCCAGCAGTTGCTATGATGAGGCATTGGAGAAGTTGAGTGGCTTTGTCCTTCAAGAAGCCTCCAGGGAATATGACACGAAGAAAGCTCAATCATGGAAGAAACGCTCTGTAGGTTCTGGACCTTTAGCTTTGGAAGACCTAATGCTGGCAAAGGATCCAAGAAGCATCTCTGCTAGAAAGAAGCATGTTCCTCGGTTCCCTCAATCTTGGCCTTCACATGCTCAGAACAGTAAAGCTTCCAAAAGAATTCATG gtgaaaaaaagaaacttcGTAAAGAAAGGATTGCTGTAAAGCGCAGAGAAAGAATGCTGCACCGTGGGGTTGATCTTGAGAAAATTAATTCA aaattagaaaaaattgttttggaGGAAGTggatattttctcttttcagcCTATGCATTTTCGGGATTGTTCACAG ATACAACGATTAGCAGCAATATATCAAATGCAGAGTAACAGCCAAGGCTCAGGCAAAAAAAG ATTTGTGACAGTGATGCGAACACAGTCTACATCCATGCCATCTTCAAGTGGTAGACAGCGCCTGGAAAAG TTGTTGGGAGTTGATGATGATGAGGATGCCGATTTTTCTGTTGCTGACTATGTGAATAAGAAATCTGTGAGTGGAGACAGAAGATTGGGAAAGAAAAATGCTAAAAGGAATGATTTTAGATTACAAGAACCTCAATCTGCCCAGAACAAGTACTCAGGAAGCCGTAAATTGAAAGACAAGAAAGGGAATGGACAAAAGGGTTCATATGCTAATCAGCCAGTGTCATTTGTATCAAGTGGCTTAATCAATTCAGAAACTTTACAAGTTACAGTTGTTGATGCTGAAGAGACAAATAGGAAGGGTGTCACCAGCTCTGCTAATATAGGTTCGTTTGAAGAACACACTACTGGTTTTGGTTCAAAAATGATGGCTAAAATGGGATACACGGAAGGAGCAGGATTGGGGAAAAATGGTCAAGGTATGGCACAGCCTATTGAGGTTATTCAAAGGCCTAAATCACTTGGTTTAGGTGTAGAATTCTACAACAATTCAGCTGAGCCAGCTAGGAACAAATCTTCAAGAGTTGGTGCTAAATCACTTGGTTTGGGTGTAGAATTTTCCAACAGCCCGGCTGAGCCAGCTAGGAACAAATCTTCCAAGGttggttcttttgaaaaacatacCAAAGGCTTTGGATCAAAGATGATGGCAAAGATGGGCTTTGTGGAAGGTAATGGATTAGGTAGAGAATCACAAGGCATTACCACTCCGTTGAGTGCTGTTAGGCTACCAAAGTCGCGAGGACTAGGTGCCAAAAGTTAA
- the LOC100780910 gene encoding transmembrane 9 superfamily member 11 isoform X2, with protein MPSNTFSTPIFFPLSSDLMQNRPKMESFHRFRLWVFVFLCLMFQSGNGFYLPGSYPHKYGIGDELSVKVNSLTSIETEMPFSYYSLPFCKPEGGVKDSAENLGELLMGDRIENSPYKFKMYTNESEIFLCQVEKLSDDEFKILKKRIDEMYQVNLILDNLPAIRFTKKVEYFLRWTGYPVGIKIQDVYYMFNHLRFNVLVHKYEETNVARVMGTGDATEMIPTIGKEGSDKPGYMVVGFEVIPCSIMHNADSVKGLKMYNKYPSPIRCDPSTVAMPIKEGQPLTFTYEITFEESDIKWPSRWDAYLKMEGAKVHWFSILNSLMVITFLAGIVLVIFLRTVRRDLTRYEELDKEAQAQMNEELSGWKLVVGDVFRAPSNPALLCIMVGDGVQILGMAVVTILFAALGFMSPASRGTLITGMLFFYMILGVAAGYVAVRLWRTIGCGDQKGWSSVAWKAACFFPGIAFLILTTLNFLLWGSHSTGAIPFSLFVILILLWFCISVPLTLIGGLFGARAPHVEYPVRTNQIPREIPQQRYPSWLLVLGAGTLPFGTLFIELFFIMSSIWMGRVYYVFGFLLVVMILLVVVCAEVSLVLTYMHLCVEDWRWWWKSFFASGSVAIYIFLYSINYLVFDLKNLSGPVSATLYLGYSLFMVLAIMLATGTVGFLSSFWFVYYLFSSVKLD; from the exons ATGCCCTCAAACACATTTTCCACACCGATCTTCTTCCCTCTGTCCTCGG ATCTGATGCAAAACCGTCCTAAAATGGAGTCTTTTCATCGATTTAGATTgtgggttttcgtttttctgtgcTTAATGTTCCAATCGGGAAATGGGTTTTACCTCCCCGGTAGTTACCCTCACAAGTACGGCATTGGGGATGAGTTATCGGTGAAGGTGAATTCTCTGACTTCAATTGAGACAGAAATGCCCTTCAGTTATTATAGTTTACCCTTCTGCAAGCCTGAGGGTGGTGTCAAGGACAGTGCTGAGAATCTCGGTGAACTCCTCATGGGGGATCGGATCGAGAACTCGCCTTACAAGTTTAAGATGTACACCAATGAGTCTGAGATATTCCTGTGTCAAGTGGAAAAGCTCTCTGATGATGAGTTCAAGATCTTGAAGAAGAGGATTGATGAGATGTATCAGGTTAATCTCATACTTGATAATTTGCCTGCCATTAGATTTACCAAGAAGGTGGAGTACTTTCTGAGGTGGACCGGGTACCCGGTTGGTATCAAGATTCAGGATGTGTATTATATGTTTAACCATCTGAGGTTTAATGTCCTTGTCCATAAGTATGAGGAGACCAATGTGGCACGTGTTATGGGGACCGGTGATGCGACCGAGATGATCCCAACAATTGGTAAGGAGGGATCTGACAAGCCTGGTTACATGGTTGTTGGGTTTGAGGTGATACCTTGTAGTATTATGCATAATGCTGATTCTGTTAAAGGGTTGAAAATGTATAACAAATACCCGTCGCCGATCAGATGCGATCCATCCACGGTGGCGATGCCTATCAAGGAAGGGCAGCCACTTACATTTACTTATGAGATCACCTTTGAGGAGAGTGATATCAAGTGGCCATCTAGATGGGATGCCTACTTGAAGATGGAGGGAGCCAAAGTTCATTGGTTCTCTATCCTCAATTCGCTTATGGTGATCACTTTTCTTGCTGGCATTGTTCTTGTTATCTTCCTGAGGACTGTTAGGAGGGATCTGACCCGGTACGAGGAGCTTGATAAGGAGGCCCAAGCGCAGATGAATGAGGAGTTATCTGGTTGGAAGCTTGTTGTGGGGGATGTTTTCCGTGCCCCATCAAATCCTGCCTTGTTGTGTATAATGGTTGGTGATGGAGTTCAAATTCTGGGGATGGCTGTTGTGACAATTTTGTTTGCTGCACTTGGATTCATGTCACCGGCCTCACGTGGAACACTTATCACAGGTATGCTGTTTTTCTACATGATACTTGGTGTTGCTGCTGGTTATGTTGCAGTTCGGCTATGGAGGACAATCGGCTGCGGTGATCAGAAGGGATGGAGTTCCGTTGCATGGAAGGCTGCTTGTTTCTTCCCTGGTATCGCCTTTTTGATCCTCACAACCTTGAACTTCCTATTGTGGGGAAGTCACAGCACAGGAGCCATTCCATTTTCACTCTTTGTTATACTGATTTTGCTTTGGTTTTGCATCTCTGTGCCCCTTACCCTTATCGGTGGGCTCTTTGGAGCAAGGGCACCTCACGTTGAGTATCCAGTCCGGACGAATCAAATCCCTCGAGAAATTCCCCAGCAGAGGTACCCATCATGGCTTTTGGTTCTCGGTGCTGGCACCCTCCCATTCGGTACCTTGTTCATCGAGCTCTTCTTTATTATGTCTAGTATTTGGATGGGCCGTGTTTACTATGTATTTGGATTTCTCTTAGTTGTTATGATTCTTCTTGTGGTGGTCTGTGCTGAGGTATCTCTAGTTCTAACCTACATGCACCTCTGTGTGGAGGACTGGAGATGGTGGTGGAAATCGTTCTTTGCCTCTGGTTCTGTTGCCATATACATCTTTTTGTACTCCATAAACTATCTTGTATTTGATCTCAAGAATCTGAGTGGGCCAGTTTCTGCAACTCTCTACTTGGGGTATTCCCTCTTCATGGTTCTAGCAATCATGTTGGCTACAGGCACAGTTGGGTTCCTTTCCTCATTCTGGTTCGTGTATTACTTGTTTTCTTCGGTCAAATTGGATTGA
- the LOC100781443 gene encoding uncharacterized protein isoform X2, with translation MLRALCSSKAVSCLIGISLPLPKIQREVLGPITNPGASVEQQKDLHLKEVACAGIGNNGEDSNLNQLQPLVLADSKQGQIIAHIDQTPPSKPSNVKYAYTYDADFILGDSSHRGLCLPAEQEKTPSGIGTLSEQMPQSTPVLDSPSFEKEAGSDEGMDCELSNQITEDLPSNVSAERNSGFLSIGGLKLYTQDISDDESDEYNDEDSSDEDSSASSEPEELLGSSESNDSEYSSDSDSDIDEEVAEDYLEGVGGSDNIMEAKWLLKPVLDESDDDSSSSSCYDEALEKLSGFVLQEASREYDTKKAQSWKKRSVGSGPLALEDLMLAKDPRSISARKKHVPRFPQSWPSHAQNSKASKRIHGEKKKLRKERIAVKRRERMLHRGVDLEKINSKLEKIVLEEVDIFSFQPMHFRDCSQIQRLAAIYQMQSNSQGSGKKRFVTVMRTQSTSMPSSSGRQRLEKLLGVDDDEDADFSVADYVNKKSVSGDRRLGKKNAKRNDFRLQEPQSAQNKYSGSRKLKDKKGNGQKGSYANQPVSFVSSGLINSETLQVTVVDAEETNRKGVTSSANIGSFEEHTTGFGSKMMAKMGYTEGAGLGKNGQGMAQPIEVIQRPKSLGLGVEFYNNSAEPARNKSSRVGAKSLGLGVEFSNSPAEPARNKSSKVGSFEKHTKGFGSKMMAKMGFVEGNGLGRESQGITTPLSAVRLPKSRGLGAKS, from the exons ATGTTAAGAGCGCTTTGTTCGTCGAAGGCGGTTTCTTGTCTGATTGGCATCTCCCTTCCCCTACCCAAAATCCAG AGAGAAGTTCTGGGTCCAATAACAAATCCGGGAGCCAGCGTAGAGCAGCAGAAGGATCTGCATCTAAAA GAGGTCGCATGTGCTGGGATTGGAAACAATGGTGAAGATAGTAATTTAAATCAGCTGCAACCTTTGGTTTTGGCAGACTCCAAGCAGGGTCAAATTATTGCTCATATAGATCAAACACCTCCTTCAAAACCCAGCAATGTAAAATATGCGTACACTTATGATGCAGATTTTATTTTGGGTGACAGCTCTCATAGAGGATTATGTCTCCCTGCTGAACAAGAGAAAACCCCAAGTGGCATTGGCACTTTGTCTGAACAGATGCCCCAATCAACTCCAGTTTTAGATTCACCATCATTTGAGAAGGAGGCTGGTTCTGATGAGGGTATGGATTGTGAGTTAAGCAATCAGATCACAGAAGACTTGCCCTCAAATGTGTCTGCTGAGAGAAATTCAGGGTTTCTGTCAATTGGAGGCCTTAAATTATACACTCAGGACATCTCGGATGATGAAAGTGATGAATATAATGATGAAGACTCATCAGATGAGGACAGCTCTGCGTCTTCTGAGCCAGAAGAGTTACTTGGATCATCTGAAAGCAATGACTCTGAATACTCATCTGATAGTGATTCAGACATTGATGAAGAGGTAGCAGAAGATTATTTGGAAGGAGTTGGTGGTAGTGATAACATTATGGAAGCAAAATGGTTGCTAAAACCTGTTTTGGATGAGTCAGATGATGATAGTTCTTCCAGCAGTTGCTATGATGAGGCATTGGAGAAGTTGAGTGGCTTTGTCCTTCAAGAAGCCTCCAGGGAATATGACACGAAGAAAGCTCAATCATGGAAGAAACGCTCTGTAGGTTCTGGACCTTTAGCTTTGGAAGACCTAATGCTGGCAAAGGATCCAAGAAGCATCTCTGCTAGAAAGAAGCATGTTCCTCGGTTCCCTCAATCTTGGCCTTCACATGCTCAGAACAGTAAAGCTTCCAAAAGAATTCATG gtgaaaaaaagaaacttcGTAAAGAAAGGATTGCTGTAAAGCGCAGAGAAAGAATGCTGCACCGTGGGGTTGATCTTGAGAAAATTAATTCA aaattagaaaaaattgttttggaGGAAGTggatattttctcttttcagcCTATGCATTTTCGGGATTGTTCACAG ATACAACGATTAGCAGCAATATATCAAATGCAGAGTAACAGCCAAGGCTCAGGCAAAAAAAG ATTTGTGACAGTGATGCGAACACAGTCTACATCCATGCCATCTTCAAGTGGTAGACAGCGCCTGGAAAAG TTGTTGGGAGTTGATGATGATGAGGATGCCGATTTTTCTGTTGCTGACTATGTGAATAAGAAATCTGTGAGTGGAGACAGAAGATTGGGAAAGAAAAATGCTAAAAGGAATGATTTTAGATTACAAGAACCTCAATCTGCCCAGAACAAGTACTCAGGAAGCCGTAAATTGAAAGACAAGAAAGGGAATGGACAAAAGGGTTCATATGCTAATCAGCCAGTGTCATTTGTATCAAGTGGCTTAATCAATTCAGAAACTTTACAAGTTACAGTTGTTGATGCTGAAGAGACAAATAGGAAGGGTGTCACCAGCTCTGCTAATATAGGTTCGTTTGAAGAACACACTACTGGTTTTGGTTCAAAAATGATGGCTAAAATGGGATACACGGAAGGAGCAGGATTGGGGAAAAATGGTCAAGGTATGGCACAGCCTATTGAGGTTATTCAAAGGCCTAAATCACTTGGTTTAGGTGTAGAATTCTACAACAATTCAGCTGAGCCAGCTAGGAACAAATCTTCAAGAGTTGGTGCTAAATCACTTGGTTTGGGTGTAGAATTTTCCAACAGCCCGGCTGAGCCAGCTAGGAACAAATCTTCCAAGGttggttcttttgaaaaacatacCAAAGGCTTTGGATCAAAGATGATGGCAAAGATGGGCTTTGTGGAAGGTAATGGATTAGGTAGAGAATCACAAGGCATTACCACTCCGTTGAGTGCTGTTAGGCTACCAAAGTCGCGAGGACTAGGTGCCAAAAGTTAA
- the LOC102666496 gene encoding uncharacterized protein, with translation MGTTILRSHDCLQGRFLHSEAFAIAASRVASRRNSNPNNNSFASSAKPNRCRKRSPVTNRNRRRSPAKATLPANLVMGHVKILKRGEKLSLQNNTNQRLAENVSMKNDMGLDLLLGSTDRLGPDPLTMQKHIRVSDANNNGVYAGSAFVSSPHPSSVPVPGFLGRNGAATSDLRRLLRLDLE, from the coding sequence ATGGGAACAACAATTCTTCGTTCCCACGATTGCCTCCAAGGCCGGTTCCTCCACAGCGAAGCCTTCGCCATCGCCGCATCACGTGTCGCATCGCGAAGAAACTCTAATCCTAACAATAATAGCTTCGCCTCCTCCGCCAAACCAAACCGCTGCCGGAAGCGGAGTCCGGTCACCAATCGAAACCGCCGTCGATCTCCGGCGAAGGCCACCTTGCCGGCGAATCTCGTCATGGGACACGTTAAGATCCTGAAGCGAGGCGAGAAATTGAGCCTCCAGAATAATACCAACCAAAGACTCGCGGAGAACGTTTCGATGAAGAACGATATGGGCCTGGATTTGTTATTGGGCTCGACGGATCGGTTGGGCCCGGATCCATTAACCATGCAGAAGCATATTAGGGTTTCAGATGCTAACAACAACGGCGTGTATGCGGGATCGGCGTTCGTCTCGTCGCCGCATCCAAGTTCCGTTCCGGTGCCGGGATTTCTAGGGCGGAACGGCGCAGCCACCAGCGATTTGCGACGGTTGCTGCGACTCGATTTGGAATGA